In Trueperaceae bacterium, the DNA window GAAACGCGAACGCGAGGCGGGCACGTCGGTCCACGAAGCGCTCGAGACGGCGCTCCTCGACCAGCTCGAGCCGGACCGCCGCCGCCAGACCCTGCGTCGGGTCGGCTTCGACCTCGACGTCGCCCGCCACCGGGTGGAACCCGCCGGGCACGTCGTCATGGTGGTCGGCGTCAACGGGGTCGGCAAGACCACCACCATCGCGAAGCTCGGGCGGTACTACCAGGAGGCCGGCCGACGCGTCGCCTTCGCGGCGGGCGACACCTTCCGCGCGGCCGGGTCGGCGCAGTTGGGGGTGTGGGGCGAGCGCCTGGGCATCCCGACGCACGTGGGGCCCGACGGCGGCGACCCCGCCGCCGTCGCCTACGACGCCGCCGCCGCGCGCGTCGCGCGGGGGCAGGACCTGTTGATCCTCGATACCGCCGGCCGGCTGCACACCCAGCACAACCTCATGGAGGAACTCAAGAAGGTGAAGCGGGTGATCGGCAAGGCGGACCCGGGGGAACCCAAGGACGTGTGGTTGGTG includes these proteins:
- the ftsY gene encoding signal recognition particle-docking protein FtsY, with the translated sequence MSWFDRLKRGLGKTREVLTADVRDLATGAHVDWEDLEFSLVAADVGAQIAADVVAEAKREREAGTSVHEALETALLDQLEPDRRRQTLRRVGFDLDVARHRVEPAGHVVMVVGVNGVGKTTTIAKLGRYYQEAGRRVAFAAGDTFRAAGSAQLGVWGERLGIPTHVGPDGGDPAAVAYDAAAARVARGQDLLILDTAGRLHTQHNLMEELKKVKRVIGKADPGEPKDVWLVLDAVTGQNGLQQARRFHDAVGLTGVIVTKLDGSAKGGVLLPIVRELGVPITFVGVGESADDLQPYDAAAFVRALLGADEGAA